The sequence CACGCTCGGACAGGCAGATGGAGTCTTCGAAGTTGTAACCGTTCCAGGCCATGAACGCGATGCGCATGTTCTGACCCAGTGCCAGCTCACCCATATCGGTGGAAGGACCATCAGCCATGATGTCGCTGCGCTGAACCCGATCACCCTTGCTCACCAGCGGACGCTGGTTGATGCAGGTGTTCTGGTTGGAGCGGGTGTACTTGGTCAGGTTGTAGATGTCGACACCGGCTTCGCCAGTTTCAACTTCGTCATCAGCAACACGAACCACGATACGGCTGGCATCAACAGAGTCGATCACGCCACCACGACGAGCAACGACGCAAACGCCGGAGTCACGGGCTACGTTACGCTCCATGCCGGTACCTACCAGCGGCTTATCAGCACGCAGGGTGGGTACAGCTTGACGCTGCATGTTGGAACCCATCAACGCACGGTTGGCGTCATCGTGTTCCAGGAACGGGATCAGCGACGCAGCAACCGAAACTACCTGCTTCGGCGATACGTCCATCAAGGTGACGTCTTCCGGCGCCTTGACGGTGAACTCGTTCAAGTGACGAACAGCTACCAACTCGTCGATCAGCATTTTCTTGTCGTTCATCGTGGCCGAAGCCTGAGCGATCACGTGATCAGCTTCTTCGATGGCGGACAGGAATACGATCTCGTCGGTGACCAGTGCGTCTTTCACCACACGGTACGGGCTCTCGAGGAAGCCGTACTGGTTAGTGCGCGCATAGGCGGCCAGGGAGTTGATCAGGCCGATGTTCGGACCTTCCGGCGTTTCAATCGGGCATACACGACCGTAGTGAGTCGGGTGCACGTCACGAACTTCAAAGCCTGCACGCTCACGAGTCAAACCGCCCGGGCCCAGTGCGGAAACACGGCGCTTGTGGGTGATCTCGGAGAGCGGGTTGTTCTGGTCCATGAACTGCGAGAGCTGGCTGGAACCGAAGAACTCTTTCACCGCCGCAGCCACTGGCTTGGCGTTGATCAGGTCTTGCGGCATCAGGCCTTCACTTTCAGCCATCGACAGACGCTCTTTGACCGCACGCTCAACACGTACCAGGCCAACGCGGAACTGGTTCTCGGCCATTTCGCCTACGCAGCGAACACGACGGTTACCCAGGTGATCGATGTCATCGACGATGCCTTTGCCGTTACGGATGTCGACCAGAGTCTTCAGGACCGCAACGATGTCTTCCTTGCACAACACACCCGAACCTTCGATCTCGGTACGACCGATACGACGGTTGAACTTCATCCGGCCGACCGCAGACAGGTCATAGCGCTCTGGGCTGAAGAACAGGTTGTTGAACAGGGTCTCAGCAGCGTCTTTGGTTGGCGGCTCGCCAGGACGCATCATGCGATAGATCTCGACCAGCGCTTCCAATTGGTTGCTGGTGGAGTCGATCTTCAGCGTGTCGGAGACGAACGGACCGCAGTCGATATCGTTGGTGTACAGGGTCTCGATGCGAACAACCTGGGACTTGGCAATTTTTGCCAGGATTTCGGTGTTCAGCTCGGTGTTGCATTCAGCCAGGATTTCGCCGGTGGCCGGGTGCACGATGACCTTGGCAGTGGTGCGGCCCAGGACGTAGTCCAGAGGCACATCCAGAGTCTTGATACCGGCTTTTTCGATCTGGTTGATGTGGCGCGCAGTGATACGACGGCCCGCTTCAACGATGACCTTGCCTTTTTCGTCCTGGATGTCCAGAACGGCAATCTCACCACGCAGGCGCTGAGGCACCAGTTCCAGGCTGAGGGTTTCGCCGCTCAGGTGGAAAACGTTAGTGGTGTAGAAGGCATCCAGTACTTGCTCGGTGGTATAGCCGAGCGCGCGCAGCAGTACCGAGGCCGGCAGCTTGCGACGACGGTCGATACGCACGAACACGCAGTCTTTCGGGTCGAACTCGAAGTCCAACCACGAACCGCGGTACGGAATGATCCGCGCGGAGTACAGGAGCTTGCCGGAGCTGTGCGTCTTGCCGCGGTCGTGGTCGAAGAACACGCCCGGGGAACGGTGCAGCTGGGAAACGATAACACGCTCGGTACCGTTGATAACGAAGGTACCGTTCTCAGTCATCAGGGGGATTTCACCCATGTAGACTTCTTGCTCTTTGATGTCCTTGATCGCTTTGTTCGACGATTCTTTGTCGAAAATGATCAGACGGACTTTTACCCGCAAAGGTACGGCGTACGTAACACCGCGCAACACGCATTCTTTGACATCAAATGCCGGTTCGCCCAGGCGATAACCGACGTACTCCAGCGCAGCATTGCCGGAGTAGCTGATGATCGGGAAAACGGATTTGAAGGCCGCATGCAGGCCCACGTCGCGGAACTGATCTTTGGTCGCTCCCGCCTGCAAGAATTCACGATACGAATCCAGCTGGATAGCCAGAAGGTACGGGACATCCATGACGTCCGGCAACTTGCTAAAGTCCTTGCGGATACGTTTTTTCTCAGTATATGAGTAAGCCATCAGCGTTCCCCAGCTTGGTCACCTGCTTGTTTGGCCCCTCCCGACGGGAGCAGCCAGAAAATCTCGCAAACCCCATGGTTTGCACCACCGCATCGGGTGGCTACAGCGCGTTAATGGCGGCGACCGAGTCGACAGCCAAGAACGGAAAAAGGCCGGTGGCAAGAGCCACCAGCCATCAGCCTTCAGCTTAACGCTTGGGCTGGAGACGCAAGGTCGATGCTTACTTCAGCTCGACTTTAGCGCCTGCTTCTTCCAGCACTGCTTTAGCTTTGTCAGCTGCGTCTTTCGACACTGCTTCCAGAACCTGGGCAGGAGCACCGTCAACTACAGCCTTGGCTTCTTTCAGGCCCAGACCGGTCAGTTCACGTACTGCCTTGATCACGTTTACTTTCTTCTCGCCAGCTTCCAGCAGCATGACGTTGAATTCGGTTTGCTCTTCAGCTACAGCAGCAACAGCGGCTGGGCCGGCGGAAGCAGCGGCAGCGGAAACGCCGAATTTTTCTTCGAAAGCTTTGATCAGCTCAACAACCTGCAGAACCGACATTTCAGCTACGGCGTTGAGGATATCGTCTTGGGAGATAGACATTGCTGTAATTCCTGAATTGGGGGACGGCCTACGCGGCCATCGAAATAAACAAAAATACGCGAGAGAAAATGCTCAGCCTTAGGCTGCGGCAGCTTCTTTTTGCTCGCGAACTGCGGCCAGAGTACGAGCCAACTTGCTGGTAGCGCCTTGAATCACGCTCATCAGCTGAGAAATAGCTTCGTTACGGGTCGGCAGTGTTGCCAGTACGTCGATTTGGTTAGCTGCGAGGAACTTGCCCTCGAACGCAGCTGCCTTGATCTCGAACTTATCCTGACCCTTGGCGAACTCTTTGAACAAACGGGCAGCAGCGCCAGGATGTTCGTTGGAGAATGCAACCAGGGTCGGGCCAGTGAACACGTCGTTGAGCACATCATATTGAGTGCCAGCAACGGCGCGCTTGAGCAGGGTGTTACGCACAACACGTACGTATACGCCAGCTTCACGAGCCTCTTTACGGAGTCCGGTCATAGCGCTTACTGTCACACCACGGGCATCAGCCACGACAGCGGACAGAGCAGCTTTGGCAGCCTCGTTGACTTCAGCGACGATGGCCTTCTTGTCTTCGAGATTAATTGCCACGGGTTTAACTCCTGCTTGTTACCGTTTCATCTAGCCGAAGCCGGATGTCGTTTTGGTGTCTGATTCGGTAAGGAACCGGGAGCACCATCTGCGTAGGCTTGTGGTTTAAGGCTTGCGCCGCCTACGGTCTTGGATAGCCCCCGCCAGGCAGGGACCCCAATCTTTCAATTGGCGCAATTACTTGCACCAATTTGTGTCTTATACGTCCAGCGAGCCTTGGTCGATGACCAGACCTGGGCCCATAGTGGTGCTCAGGGTAACGCGCTTGACGTAGATACCTTTCGAGGAAGCAGGCTTGATACGCTTCAGATCAGCGATCAGGGCTTCAACGTTTTCCTTCAGCTTGACGGCATCGAAGCCGACTTTGCCAACGGAGGTGTGAATGATGCCGTTTTTGTCGGTGCGATAACGAACCTGACCAGCCTTGGCGTTTTTAACCGCGGTAGCTACGTCTGGAGTTACGGTGCCGACTTTCGGGTTAGGCATCAGACCACGTGGACCAAGGATCTGACCCAACTGACCTACAACGCGCATTGCGTCCGGGGAAGCAATTACTACGTCATAGTTCAGGTCGCCGCCTTTCATTTCGGCAGCCAGGTCGTCCATGCCAACGCGATCAGCGCCGGCGGCCAGAGCAGCTTCAGCTGCTGGGCCTTGGGTGAAGACAGCAACACGTACAGTCTTACCAGTGCCGTGTGGCAGCACAGTAGCGCTACGAACGACCTGGTCGGATTTACGCGGGTCAACACCCAGGTTTACAGCAACGTCAACAGACTCGCTGAACTTGACAGTCGACAGCTCGGTCAGCAGAGCAGCAGCGTCTACAAAATTGTAGGACTTGCCCGCTTCGATTTTGCCGGCGATAGCCTTTTGGCGCTTGGTCAGCTTAGCCATTACACACCCTCCACGTTAAGGCCCATGCTACGAGCAGAACCGGCGATGGTACGCACGGCCGCATCCATATCAGCTGCAGTCAGATCCGCGTTTTTGGTTTTCGCGATTTCTTCCAGCTGAGCACGAGTTACGGTGCCAACCTTAACGGTGTTCGGACGAGCGGAACCGCTAGTCAGACCAGCAGCCTTCTTCAACAGAACCGAAGCCGGGGTCGACTTGGTTTCGAATGTGAAGCTACGGTCGCTGTATACAGTGATGATCACTGGAGTCGGCAGACCTGGCTCAATACCCTGAGTACGGGCGTTGAAGGCCTTGCAGAATTCCATGATGTTCACGCCGTGCTGACCCAGAGCTGGACCGACGGGTGGACTTGGGTTGGCCTGAGCGGCCTTCACTTGCAGCTTGATGTAAGCGGTAATCTTCTTGGCCATGAGGCACTCCAATTACGGGTTCGAACGCCTCGAAAGGCTCCCCGGTTACTTGCGCGTTTATCCCAGTGACGACAAAACCCCACAGCCTAGGCTGCGGGGTTGGGATGCTTGCTCAGCTAGACTTTTTCGACCTGGCTGAACTCTAGCTCTACCGGAGTAGAGCGACCGAAAATAAGCACTGCCACTTGGATCCGGCTCTTTTCGTAGTTAACTTCTTCGACCGTGCCATTAAAATCAGCAAACGGACCGTCGGTGACACGAACGACCTCACCCGGCTCGAACAACGTCTTCGGCTTAGGTTTGTCACTACCATCAGCAACACGACGCAGAATTGCTTCCGCCTCTTTGTCGGTGATTGGCGCAGGCTTATCAGCGGTACCGCCGATGAAACCCATGACGCGAGGAGTGTCCTTGACCAAGTGCCAAGTACCCTCATTCATATCCATCTGAACCAGCACATATCCAGGGAAGAACTTGCGCTCGCTTTTGCGTTTCTGGCCATTACGCATTTCCACCACTTCTTCAGTGGGGACCAAAATTTCGCCGAAGCCATCTTCCATGCCTGCCAGCTTTACGCGCTCTAGCAAAGAGCGCATGACATGCTTCTCGTAACCCGAGTAAGCATGCACAACGTACCAACGCTTAGCCACGGGACACCCTTAGCCAACAATCAAGGAAACAAGCCAACCGAGCAGGGAATCAAGACCCCACAGCAGCAACGCCATAACCAGAACAACAGCCACTACAATCAACGTGGTCTGCGTGGTTTCTTGGCGAGTCGGCCAAACGACTTTACGTATCTCGGTGCGAGCTTCCTTTACCAGGACCGCAAACGATTTGCCTTTAGCAGTCTGCAGGCCAACAAAGGCAGCAACAGCAGCAAGGGCAAGCAATGCGAGGACGCGGTACAGGATCGGCGACGCAGAGTAGTACTGGTTTCCGACAACGCCTACAACCACAATAGCGACTACTACAAGCCACTTAAGCAGATCGAAGCGAGAGCCTTGAACTTCAGCCTTAGGAGTCATCTATGAAGATCCTGTGAAAAGAAAGCCAGACACACCAAGTGAATCTGGCAGGTCAGGAGGGAATCGAACCCCCAACCTACGGTTTTGGAGACCGTCGCTCTGCCAATTGAGCTACTGACCTAAAACAAAATCAGGCCGACAATTATGCCGATCTGAAAAAGACTTTACAACAACAAACCCCAGAAGACCTGAAACCTACCTAAAACAAATCACGATAGAAGCAGAGCCAACCAAAGGTAGCTGTTAAAACAAAGGCAGATATTTTCATATCTGCCTTGTTATATGGAGCTCTTGAGCGGATTTGAACCGCTGACCTCACCCTTACCAAGGGTGTGCTCTACCAACTGAGCTACAAGAGCGAAACAACCTGCACAACCTGCAAACTTGGAGCGGGTAGCGGGAATCGAACCCGCATCATCAGCTTGGAAGGCTGAGGTTCTACCACTAAACTATACCCGCGGAGCTTGCAGCTCACGCTAAAATGGTGGAGGGGGAAGGATTCGAACCTTCGAAGTCGTAGACGTCAGATTTACAGTCTGATCCCTTTGGCCGCTCGGGAACCCCTCCTAAGCGAGCCGGCATTCTACATCACGCCGACCTTCTGTCAAGCATTTTCTCATTAAAAACCTGAGGTTAGCTGCGTTGACCTTCGCCTCGCCTTGTCGACCTCAGAGGTCTTCACTGCGAAGCGGGCGCCATTCTATGCAAACTATTCGACAGTTGCAATGCCTTCGCACAGCATTATTTTATGTTTTAACTCATTGAATTCCTTGGCAAGGTTTTCAAAGGGCAAGTCATCAGCCAGACGCCGGCTTTCAGGAGCAACCCGCAGCCAGTATCCATTGGCGTCGGGAAGACTTAGCGATTGGAGTCTGACCTTGATGTCCAGACTCGTAAGCCGCTGCTCTACTGACTGAGCCTCCTTCAGGCTGGCAAAACCACCTATATAAAGACAAGTATTTTGCACCTCAGGAGCTTTTGCTCTATCTCGTCGCACCATCGCATCAGCGGATTCGCTCAGCAAGCGAATATCCTGCTGCGAGTCACGATACAAGGCCAATGGCGTCACATCCTTGGCTCGCAATGGGGCCTCCTGCTGATGCCAGACGTAATAGAACGCATTGAGAACCAGCAACAGCAAAAACAGCCAACGCATAAAAACCTCAAGACAAGGGACACGCCATCGCCAAACCGACAAAAACCAGATCCGGAACAAGCCGCGCTCCGGGCGCAGCATCAGAGATCAGCTCAGCATCTCCACCCGTAAGAAACACGGAGAAATCACTTCCCCAGTAACTTCGCGCCAATTCGAGCTGAGTCAAAACGAACCCTCTTAACATTAGCGTGCAGCCACGCTCAACCGCCTCCACGGTAGTACGACCAGGCACCAAGCACTCCAAGGCACGCTCGGCAGAAACATCGTCGTAGCGGATCTTGCGAGTGTGCGTACGCAGCTGGTTGCGCATCAACGGCATACCAGGACAAATAAAGCCCCCTAGATGCTCACCATCAGCGGCGATGAAGTCAGCGGTCGCCGCCGTACCAAAATCGAGTATCAGACAAGCTCCCGACGCCAACTGAAAGCCACCCAGCATCGCCAGCCAACGATCAAGTCCCAGACGTTCGAAATCCTCGTAGCCATTACGCACCCCTGCCATCTGACGGGAGGAAGCAGCGCACGCCACGGTAATACCAAAGGTGTCAACAAGCGCCGCCACCAGCTGGCTCGTCTCCTCCGAGGCACGCACACTCACCAGGCGACAATGCTTCAATGTGAGTCTCGTAAGCGCCAATAGACTATCGATCAACGCAACATCAGAGCCAACGACTCCCTCCGCGAAAACATGCGCTTTACCCAACTCAAGCACTCGCCACTTGATAAAGCTATTCCCACAGTCGAGCTCAAGAATCATCACGCAACCTCAGGCTTAACTCACCACCGCTGTATTTTTTTTCGACGCCGTCCACGCTCAAACGCAACGCACCTTGACCATCGATACCCAACACCACGCCATCAATCTGATTGACACCTGCAATCAGCGATACCGGCTTGCCTTGCCAAAGATGATTTTGCTCCCACTCCACCTGAATAGCAGAGAAGCCCGACGCCTGATGACGATCAAGATAAGCTTGCAACTGCGCCCCTATACGCGCAACCAAGTAGTTACGATCAACAGCACGACCTGTCTCTAACTGCACCGAGGTCCACTGCTGATCGACCTCTACCGTTTTTTGCATATTCACGTTAATCCCGATACCAAGGACAACGTGACAGACATCTGCGGGGTCACCAACCAACTCCAGCAAGATGCCCGCGATCTTTTTTTGCCCCACCAATACATCGTTTGGCCATTTCAAGCCAACGCCCTTCACTCCGACCTCTCGCAAGGCCTGCATGACCGCGAGCCCGACAACCAGGCTAAGCCCTTCCAGCCGTCTTAACCCCCCGTCGATTCTCAGCACAAGGCTGTAATAGACATTTTGAGCGAAGGGGCTAGCCCACTTGCGCCCTCGCCTACCTCTGCCAGCAGTCTGTTGCTCCGAAAGAACAAGAAACGGAGCAACTCGCCCACCCTCGACAAGGCGCAATGCCTCCGCGTTGGTGGAGTCGATTGAATCGGAAATATAGACAGGCCAAGTAGGAGATAGAGCATTTGCCGAAATGTCATCAGCACTCAGCAACACCAAGGGCGCAGCCAACTGATAGCCACGGCCACGAACTTTATGTATGGGCAGATTCAACTCCGCCTCAAGATGTTGAAGCTGCTTCCATACAGCGCTGCGGCTGACTCCCAGGGCCGCACCCAGCGCCTCCCCAGAATGGAATCGGCCATCTTTTAGAAGTTTCAACAACGTCAGCATGCAGGTCTCGCCTCACAATGAGGCACGCATGATAGCTATGCGCAGGGCCATTGCATAGAAAACCGGGGCTTTCGACAGACAGACGCCCACGGATACTTTTCAATCGAGCAAAACAAAACCCCATCTGCTTTCGCAAATGGGGTTTCGGAATTTAATCTTGACGATGACCTACTCTCACATGGGGAAACCCCACACTACCATCGGCGATGCATCGTTTCACTACTGAGTTCGGGATGGGATCAGGTGGTTCCAATGCTCTATGGTCGTCAAGAAATTCGGGTACTGAGTCGTGGCCTGTTGGCCTCGCTTCAGCAAATTGGGTATGTAATAGATTTGTGTGTTGTGCAAACTTTCGGTTTGTATCGTCTTCACACACCGCAATCTGGCCTTTCGACGCAAATTGCTTGGGTGTTATATGGTCAAGCCTCACGGGCAATTAGTATTGGTTAGCTCAACGCCTCACAGCGCTTACACACCCAACCTATCAACGTCGTAGTCTTCGACGGCCCTTCAGGGGACTCAAGGTCCCAGTGAGATCTCATCTTGAGGCTAGTTTCCCGCTTAGATGCTTTCAGCGGTTATCTATTCCGAACATAGCTACCCGGCAATGCCACTGGCGTGACAACCGGAACACCAGAGGTTCGTCCACTCCGGTCCTCTCGTACTAGGAGCAGCCCCTCTCAAATCTCAAACGTCCACGGCAGATAGGGACCGAACTGTCTCACGACGTTCTAAACCCAGCTCGCGTACCACTTTAAATGGCGAACAGCCATACCCTTGGGACCGGCTTCAGCCCCAGGATGTGATGAGCCGACATCGAGGTGCCAAACACCGCCGTCGATATGAACTCTTGGGCGGTATCAGCCTGTTATCCCCGGAGTACCTTTTATCCGTTGAGCGATGGCCCTTCCATACAGAACCACCGGATCACTAAGACCTACTTTCGTACCTGCTCGACGTGTCTGTCTCGCAGTCAAGCGCGCTTTTGCCTTTATACTCTACGACCGATTTCCGACCGGTCTGAGCGCACCTTCGTACTCCTCCGTTACTCTTTAGGAGGAGACCGCCCCAGTCAAACTACCCACCATACACTGTCCTCGATCCGGATAACGGACCTGAGTTAGAACCTCAAAGTTGCCAGGGTGGTATTTCAAGGTTGGCTCCACGCGAACTGGCGTCCACGCTTCAAAGCCTCCCACCTATCCTACACAAGCAAATTCAAAGTCCAGTGCAAAGCTATAGTAAAGGTTCACGGGGTCTTTCCGTCTAGCCGCGGATACACTGCATCTTCACAGCGATTTCAATTTCACTGAGTCTCGGGTGGAGACAGCGCCGCCATCGTTACGCCATTCGTGCAGGTCGGAACTTACCCGACAAGGAATTTCGCTACCTTAGGACCGTTATAGTTACGGCCGCCGTTTACCGGGGCTTCGATCAAGAGCTTCGCGTTAGCTAACCCCATCAATTAACCTTCCGGCACCGGGCAGGCGTCACACCCTATACGTCCACTTTCGTGTTTGCAGAGTGCTGTGTTTTTAATAAACAGTCGCAGCGGCCTGGTATCTTCGACCGGCATGGGCTTACGGAGCAAGTCCTTCACCCTCACCGGCGCACCTTCTCCCGAAGTTACGGTGCCATTTTGCCTAGTTCCTTCACCCGAGTTCTCTCAAGCGCCTTGGTATTCTCTACCCAACCACCTGTGTCGGTTTGGGGTACGGTTCCTGGTTACCTGAAGCTTAGAAGCTTTTCTTGGAAGCATGGCATCAACCACTTCGTTACCTAAAAGGTAACTCGTCATCAGCTCTCGGCCTTAGAATCCCGGATTTACCTAAGATTCCAGCCTACCACCTTAAACTTGGACAACCAACGCCAAGCTGGCCTAGCCTTCTCCGTCCCTCCATCGCAATAACCAGAAGTACAGGAATATTAACCTGTTTTCCATCGACTACGCTTTTCAGCCTCGCCTTAGGGACCGACTAACCCTGCGTCGATTAACGTTGCGCAGGAAACCTTGGTCTTTCGGCGTGGGTGTTTTTCACACCCATTGTCGTTACTCATGTCAGCATTCGCACTTCTGATACCTCCAGCAAGCTTCTCAACTCACCTTCACAGGCTTACAGAACGCTCCTCTACCGCATCACTTACGTGATACCCGTAGCTTCGGTGTATGGTTTGAGCCCCGTTACATCTTCCGCGCAGGCCGACTCGACTAGTGAGCTATTACGCTTTCTTTAAAGGGTGGCTGCTTCTAAGCCAACCTCCTAGCTGTCTAAGCCTTCCCACATCGTTTCCCACTTAACCATAACTTTGGGACCTTAGCTGACGGTCTGGGTTGTTTCCCTTTTCACGACGGACGTTAGCACCCGCCGTGTGTCTCCCATGCTCGGCACTTGTAGGTATTCGGAGTTTGCATCGGTTTGGTAAGTCGGGATGACCCCCTAGCCGAAACAGTGCTCTACCCCTACAGTGATACATGAGGCGCTACCTAAATAGCTTTCGAGGAGAACCAGCTATCTCCGAGCTTGATTAGCCTTTCACTCCGATCCACAGGTCATCCGCTAACTTTTCAACGGTAGTCGGTTCGGTCCTCCAGTTAGTGTTACCCAACCTTCAACCTGCCCATGGATAGATCGCCCGGTTTCGGGTCTATTCCCAGCGACTAGACGCCCTATTAAGACTCGCTTTCGCTACGCCTCCCTATTCGGTTAAGCTCGCCACTGAAAATAAGTCGCTGACCCATTATACAAAAGGTACGCAGTCACCCAACAAAGTGGGCTCCCACTGCTTGTACGCATACGGTTTCAGGATCTATTTCACTCCCCTCTCCGGGGTTCTTTTCGCCTTTCCCTCACGGTACTAGTTCACTATCGGTCAGTCAGTAGTATTTAGCCTTGGAGGATGGTCCCCCCATATTCAGACAAAGTTTCTCGTGCTCCGTCCTACTCGATTTCATGACTAAGAGATTTTCGCGTACAGGGCTATCACCCACTATGGCCGCACTTTCCAGAGCGTTCCGCTAATCTCAAAGCCACTTAAGGGCTAGTCCCCGTTCGCTCGCCACTACTAAGGGAATCTCGGTTGATTTCTTTTCCTCAGGGTACTTAGATGTTTCAGTTCCCCTGGTTCGCCTCTTACGCCTATGTATTCAGCGTAAGATAACCATCTTATGATGGCTGGGTTCCCCCATTCAGACATCTCCGGATCAAAGTCTGTTTGCCGACTCCCCGAAGCTTTTCGCAGGCTACCACGTCTTTCATCGCCTCTGACTGCCAAGGCATCCACCGTATGCGCTTCTTCACTTGACCATATAACCCCAAGCAATCTGGTTATACTGTGAAGACAACATTCGCCGAAAATTCGCAATTTAACTCACAAATTTTACCTTAGCCTGATCCGTTACCAGTGAAAGTAACGTTCAGTCTATCTTTCTATCACATACCCAAATTTTTAAAGAACGATCTAATCAAAGACTAGAAATCAACATTCACCATCATCACGATGGAATGCTCATTTCTAAGCTTTACATGACAGAAGCAGTTAGTGGTGGAGCCAAACGGGATCGAACCGTTGACCTCCTGCGTGCAAGGCAGGCGCTCTCCCAGCTGAGCTATGGCCCCGTATTTCTACAGGCGTTTCCCACACAAAATTGGTGGGTCTGGGCAGATTCGAACTGCCGACCTCACCCTTATCAGGGGTGCGCTCTAACCAACTGAGCTACAGACCCAATTTCGGGCTGCTTCTTTATCGTCTTCTTCAATGAATCAAGCAATTCGTGTGGGAACTTATGGAGCAGCTGATGTCGTCGATTAAGGAGGTGATCCAGCCGCAG is a genomic window of Pseudomonas sp. ADAK18 containing:
- the birA gene encoding bifunctional biotin--[acetyl-CoA-carboxylase] ligase/biotin operon repressor BirA; this encodes MLTLLKLLKDGRFHSGEALGAALGVSRSAVWKQLQHLEAELNLPIHKVRGRGYQLAAPLVLLSADDISANALSPTWPVYISDSIDSTNAEALRLVEGGRVAPFLVLSEQQTAGRGRRGRKWASPFAQNVYYSLVLRIDGGLRRLEGLSLVVGLAVMQALREVGVKGVGLKWPNDVLVGQKKIAGILLELVGDPADVCHVVLGIGINVNMQKTVEVDQQWTSVQLETGRAVDRNYLVARIGAQLQAYLDRHQASGFSAIQVEWEQNHLWQGKPVSLIAGVNQIDGVVLGIDGQGALRLSVDGVEKKYSGGELSLRLRDDS